AGTCGGAATGTCGCAGTTTCGAGTCGGGCGTTCGCCCTCGACTACAGCTCGGCGGCGACGTCGTTGAACAGGCCGTTGAGCGCAGCGGCGAGCACGCCGAGACCGACGATGATGCCGAGCGCCACGATGGCGATGATGAGGCCGTACTCGGCCGCGTTGCCCTTCTCGTCCTCGCGGATCGAGTTGGCGATGGACTGGAGGGTGACGAAGAACTTCAGCATGTTCGGTGCTTCCTATGAGTCGGTCAGTAGGGTCGCCGCCCGTCCCGCGAGCGACGAGATGAACATTACGGGCGCATGGAGTCTTGCGACACACCCCACTAGGGGGGGCAACGCCGGCTAGGGGATCTCGCCTGCGGCGTCGACGAAGAAGTTGTTCAGCGCCACCGCGAGCACGCCGAGGCCGACGATGATGCCGAGGGCCACGATCCCCAGGATGAGGGCGTACTCGGCGGCGTTGCCGCGCTCGCCGTCGCGGATGGACGACGCCAGGGTCTGGAGGGTGGCGAAGAGTCGGAGCATGGGTACCTCGCGGATCGAACGGAGACGGCCGCCGGCCGACGGAGACTCCGTCCACGGTACTGAGCGCGCCCCCGCGAGCGATGCCCCCACATCGGGGGTGCCGGTGGGATGCGCAGTGGTCAGCCGGCGAGGATCGACGGCACGCACAAGGCCAGGACTGCCCCGACCACCATCGCCGGCCCGAACGGGATGTGCCCGCGCAGGGTGACCCGCCGCGCGGCGAGGGCGACCACGGCGAACACCCCGCCGACGAAGATGCCGAGGAAGAGCCCCAGGATCCAGAGCGCCCAGCCGAGGTAGCCCACCACGAGGCCCACCACGAAGGCGAGCTTCACGTCGCCCATGCCCATGCCGTTCGGGGCGATCACCGCGATGATCAGGTAGAACGCGAACATCGCGATGCCCCCGACCAGCGCCCAGAGGAGCGACCACCACGAGGCGGTGGCGACGCCGGCCACGAGCAGGAGCGTGCCGACGATGACCAGCGACGGGCCGAGCATGCGGTTCGGGAGGCGCTGCTCGGCGAGGTCTACGAGCGACATGGCGATGCCGGTCCCGGCGAACGCGAGCGCGGCCGGGAGCAGCCAGGAGACGCCGAGCGACCAGGTGAGCGCGGCGAACGCGGCGGCCGTCGCGAGCGCGGCGACCGGGCGGAACCAGCGCGGCGCCGCGGGCGGCGCGGGCGCGGCAGGCGCGGGCGCGGCGTCACCGGGCTCGGGCCCTGCAGGCTCGGACCCGGCCGACTCGGCGGCATCCGCTCCCCCGGTCAGGTTGCGCGACGCCCACGGGGCGAGCAGCCACCAGCCGAGGGCCGCGCCGGCCAGCGCCGCGACCGCGATCAGGGGGACGACGGACGCGGCGGGCATGACGTGCAGCGTAGCGCCATGGGCGCCGGGCCCGCGCTACGCGGTGAGCTGGCCCAGCGAGATGTCGACCATCTCGTCGCGCGGCACGACCTTGATGCGGGTGCGGCCCTCGGCAGCGCCGAGCGCGAGCTCGTGCTGGTCGAGGCGGTGCCAGCCCGCGAGGTCGGTATAGCGCACGCCGCGCTCGTCGAGCAGGTCGACGACCGACTGCTCGTCGGGCGAGGCGGGCGACCACCAGTTGCCCACGTCGTTGATGAGGTGGCGGATCGTCTCCATGGCATCCGACTTGGTGTGGCCGATGAGGCCGACCGGGCCGCGCTTGATCCAGCCCGTGGCGTAGACGCCGTACATGCGGCCCGACTCGCCGGTCTCGGCGTCGTGGCGCAGCACCTGGCCCTCGTGGTTCGGGATGACGCCGTAGTCGTGGTCGAACGGGATGCCCGGCAGCTCGGAGCCGAAGTAGCCGATGGCGCGGTACACGGCCTGCACCGGCACCTCGCGGATCTCGCCGGTGCCGACCACGCCGCCCTCGCCGTCGGACTTCGTGCGCTCGTAGCGGAACGCGCCGACCCGGCCGGTGCCGTCGTCGACGACCTCGAGCGGCTTGGCGAAGAAGTGCAGGTGCAGGCGGCGCGACGCCTGGCCGGTCTCGCGCTGGCGCCACTGGTTCAGCACCTTGTCGATCACGAAGACCTGCTTGTTGCCGGCGACCGCCGCGCGGGCCGCGTCGTCGTAGTCGAAGTCCTCGTCGTAGACGATCATGTCGACGTCGTTCAGCTCGCCGAGCTCGCGCAGCTCGAGCGGGGTGAACTTCACCGAGGTCGGGCCGCGACGGCCGAAGACGTGCACGTCGGTGACCGGCGAGGACTTGAGGCCCTCGTAGACGTTCGCGGGGATCTCGGTGGGCAGCAGGTCGTCGGCGTGCTTCGCGAGGATGCGCGAGACGTCGAGCGCCACGTTGCCGTTGCCGATCACGGCGACCGACTGCGCCTCGAGCGGCCACTCGCGCGGGTAGTCGGGGTGCCCGTCGTACCAGCTCACGAAGTCGGCCGCGCCGTACGAGCCCTCGAGCTCGATGCCGGGGATGCGCAGCGAGGCATCCTGCACCGCACCGGTCGCGAAGATCACGGCGTTGTAGTGGCGCTTCAGGTCCTCGAGCGTGATGTCCTCGCCGAAGCGCACGTTGCCGAAGATGCGGATGTCACCGCGGTCGAGCACGTCCCGCAGCGCGGTGATGATGCCCTTGATGCGCGGGTGGTCGGGCGCGACGCCGTAGCGCACCAGGCCGTATGGCGCGGGCAGGTGATCGAACAGGTCGATCGAGACGTCGAAGTTCCGCTCCGACTTCAGGAGGATGTCGGCGGCGTAGATGCCGGCGGGGCCTGCTCCGACGATGGCCAGGCGCAACTTGCTGCGAGTCAACTCGTTCTCTCCACGATGGTGTCGGCGAACTTGGTCAGCGCCTTCTTGACGCTGCCCGCCGGCAGCGGCTCGATCGCCTCGACGGCCCAGCGCGCCCAGCGCTGCGCCTCGTCGATCGTCTCCTGCGTGACGGGGTGTTCGCCCAGTTCGGCGATGGTCAGTTCCGCGCGGGCGAGCACCGACGAGTCGGCGTCCAGCGCGTCGGCCGACGCGGGTGCGCCGACCACGTCGAGCTCGATGCGCTCGAGCAGGGAGGCCGCTGCGGCGTCGGTCGCCGCGAGGCGACGCAGCTTCAGCAGCGGCAGGGTCACGACGCCGGCGCGCAGGTCGGTGCCCGGCACCTTGCCCGTGTCGTCGCCGGTCGGGGCGAGGTCGATGACGTCGTCGACGAGCTGGAAGGCGATGCCGATGCGCTCGCCGAAGTCGACGACGGGCTGCTCGAGAGTCGGGTCGGCACCCGAGAACGAGATGCCCGCGCGCGCCGCGGCGGCGATGAGCGCGCCGGTCTTGTCGGCGAGCACCTGGATGTAGTGCTCGATCTCGTCCTCGCCCTCGGCAGGGCCGACGGTCTCGTGCATCTGGCCGAGCACGAGGCGCTCGAACGTGGCGGCCTGCAGCTTCAGCGCGCGGTCGCCGAGCTGGGCCATGAGCTGGCTGGCGCGGGCGAAGAGGAGGTCGCCGGTGAGGATCGCGACCGAGTTGCCCCACACGTTCTGCGCGGTGGGCACGCCGCGGCGCTTGTCGGCCTCGTCCATGACGTCGTCGTGGTAGAGCGAGGCGAGGTGGGTGAGCTCGATGGCCTGCGCGGCGGTGAGCACGTCGTCGGTGGTGCCCTGGCCGAGCCGCGCGATGAGCAGCGTGAGCAGCGGGCGCACGCGCTTGCCGCCGGCCTCGAGGAGGTACCGGCCGGCGACGTCGGCGATCGGGTCGGCGAAGCGCGCCTCGCGCTCGAGACCCGCTTCGACCCGCTCCAGCCCCTCGTCGATCGCGCGAGCCATCGCGCGGTCTTCGCTGGTGCTGAAGATCCGTTCGCTGATCCCGAGACTCGACGCCAGTTTCGAGCCGCGTCGCGGCACCTGCACGCTCGGATTCACCCCCTCAGCCTACCGATCGCCGGGTGCGCGAACCGCCATGCGGGCTGTGAGCGGATGCTACGCAGCCGGAACCCACCCGCGGTGCAGCGCCACCACGCCCTCCGTGAGGTTGCGCCACTGCACGCGCTCGTAGCCCGCCTCGCGCAGCCATCCGGCAAGCACGCGCTGCGTCGGCCAGTTCGCGATCGACTCGTTGAGGTACTCGTAGGCGTCGTCGTTCGAGCTCGTGAGGCGCACCAGCGCGGGCATCACGGTGCGCTGGTAGAGGCCGTACGCCGCACGCATGAGCTTCGCCGGCGGGTGCGAGAACTCGCACACGACGAGGCGGCCGCCGGGGCGCGTGACGCGACGGAACTCTGCCAGCGCCGCCTTGGGGTCGACGATGTTGCGCAGGCCGAACGAGATGGTCACCGCGTCGAACTCCCCGTCGCGGAACGGCAGGTTCGTGGCATCCGCCTCGACGAACGAGAGGTTCGGATGCCGCCACTGCCGGTGCATCCCCACGTCGATCATGCCCGGGGAGAAGTCGGCGGCAACGACGCTCGCACCCGTGCGCGCGATGCTCGCGCTCGAGGTGCCCGTGCCGGCGGCCACGTCGAGGACCTTCTGACCGGGCCGCGGGTCGATCGCCCGGGTCGTCGCGATGCGCCAGAGCGGCGCGTTGCCGAGCGAGAGCAGGTCGTTGGTGAGGTCGTACCGCTCCGCGACCTGGTCGAACATGGCCGACACCTGCTCGGGCCGCTTGGAGAGGTCTGCACGCATCACCTCCCCAGCCTATTGCGGTTCGGATGCCTCGCAGCTTTCGTTCGGGCGAAACTCAGGAACGGCCGGAATGCACGGGACGTGGCATGCGTTCGCATGGAGTGAGGCCGCCGGCCTCGGGGCGCGCCCAGCGGCGCCGCCCTTCCACGATCCCCCTGGTGGAAGGAACACGCATGAAGGCCATCTGGAACGGCGTCGTGCTCGCCGAGTCGGACGACACCGTGATCGTCGACGGCAACCACTACTTCCCGCGCGACTCGATCAACGACGAGTACTTCAGCGAGAGCGCCAACCACACCGTCTGCCACTGGAAGGGCACGGCCGACTACTTCCACGTCAGCGTCGACGGGTCGAACAACCCCGACGCGGCATGGACGTACCCCGAGCCGCTGCCGAAGGCCTCGCACCTCGCCGGGCACGTGGCCTTCTGGCGCGGCGTGCAGGTCGTCCCGAGCTGACGATCACTCGGTGATCGGCGCATGACGGGCGATCGGATGCCCCGAGCGGCACGCACTCGGAGCGCACCCCCAGATCCGCGTCGTAGGCTGGTTCCGTGACGTTCACGGGCCCCATCGCGACGGCGGGTGCGGCGCACCCGACGGCACGCACGCGGCTCCACGTCGAGACACGAGGCGTCGTCGACCCGGGTGCGCTGCTCCCGCTCGCCGACGCGACCTCGCCGCTCGCCTGGCTGCGCGAGGGCGAGGGCATCGTGGGCATCGGCGAGGCACTGCGGCTCGAGTTCCGCGGGCCTTCCCGGTTCGCGGATGCGGCCGACGCATGGCGTTCGATCGCTGACCTCGCGGAGGTCGCCGACGCCGTCGACGTGCCCGGCTCGGGGCTCGTCGCGTTCGCGTCGTTCGCGTTCGCCGACGACTCCGCGTCGCCCAGCGCCCTGGTGGTGCCGGCCATCGTCGCCGGCCGGCGCGGCGGGCGGGCGTGGATCACCCGCATCCGCCCCATCGACGGCGGCGCGGCTTCGCTGCCGCCGCTGCCCCACCCCACCGCCTTCGGCGCGCCCTGGCGCGTGAAGCTGCGCGATGGCGCGCTGCCGCCGTCGGAGTACGAGGCGGCCGTCGCCGAGGCCGTGGGCCGCATCGAGGGCGGCGAGTTCGAGAAGGTCGTGCTCGCGCGGGAGCTGCGGGGGCGGATGCCGCGTGGCGCCGACGTGCGCAGACTGGTGTCGCGACTGTCGACGGAGTACCCCGAGACCTGGACGTTCGCCGTCGACGGACTCGTCGGCGCGAGCCCCGAGACGCTCGTGCGCGTCGACCGCGGCGGCGTGAGCGCGCGCGTGCTCGCGGGCACCGCGTCGCGCGGCGTCGACACGGACGGCGACCACGACGCCGAGCTGCGACTCGCGACCTCGACCAAGGACCGCGACGAGCACGCGTTCGCCGTGCGCAGCGCGATCGAGACGCTGCGGCCGCACACGTCGCGGCTCGAGGCATCCGCCGAGCCCTTCACCGTGCGCCTGCCCAACCTCTGGCACCTCGCGACCGACCTCGACGGCACCCTCGGCGACGGATCGACGTCGCTCGACCTCGTCGCCGCGATGCACCCGACCGCCGCGGTGGCCGGCTCGCCGACGGACGTGGCGACGGCCGCGATCGCCGACCTCGAGCGGTTCGACCGAGGCCGATACGCGGGGCCTGTCGGCTGGATCGGCGCCGACGGCGACGGTGAGTGGGCGATCGCGCTCCGCTGCGCGCAGATCGGCCCGGGCGGCACGGTGCGCGCCCACGCGGGCGCCGGCATCGTGCGCGACTCGGTGCCGGGCGAGGAGCTCGCCGAGTCGACGATCAAGTTCCAGGCGATCGTCGACGCGATCGGCTGACGCGCGCCCCCGCGCGCCGCGACACACTGCGCAACTCACGAGACCGAGCGCACCGAGTACGAACGGCGGAAACCCGCGAGGAGTTTCCGCCGTTTGCGTACTCGGTGGCTGACCGAAGCGACTGAGCGCGGGTCAGAGGGCGCCGAGCACGTACGCGGCGTAGACGGCCTGGCCCTGTGCTGTGGGGTGCAGGAACGTGAACGGGTCGCCCGGGTTCGCCCCGAGCCACGGCTCGGCGTCGCCGACCTGGTGGCCGAAGAACGCGTAGGCGACGCTCGTGAAGGCGACGTTCGCCCCGAGGCCGGCAGCGGCCGTGGCGCCGGCCGCGATCTGCTCGTCGAGCGCGAGCGTCGCGAGGTTCACGGTCTGGGCCGACGGGTTCAACTCGGGTACGAACGGAATCGGGTAGTCGGTGACGACGATCCGAGCTCGCGGAGCACGTTCCGCTATCGCGAGCAGGAGGTCGGTCAGGTCCGAGGCGATCGCGCCGGAACCGAGGACCTGCGACGCCTCCAACAGTGCTGCCGTACATGCGTCGGAGAACGGGTCTGGCGTGCACGCCGCGTAGACCTCGTCGATGCCGAGGTCGTTCGCCCCGACCGTGATCGTCACGAGCGTCGTGCCCTTGTTGACCTGCGAGAGCTGCGTGTCCATCACGTCCTCGATGGTCGCGCCCGAGCAGGCCGCCAGGCGCAGCAGGTTGACCTTGGGATCGGCCTCCTGCGCGTCGAGCAGGTACGGGTAGGCGGCAGTGCTACGGAGGCACCCGTCGAGCGGGAACCCAGCGCCTTGGCCGGCCGCGTACGAGTCGCCGAGGGCGACGAGCTTCTCGACGGGCGGCGGACTCGGCGGAGCCGCCATGGCCGGCGCTGCCGCGCCGAAGAGGAGTGCCGCGGCCGCGAGGACGGCCGTGACGGCGGAGACTGCAGGACGACGAGAGTGCGACAGCAGTGTCATGCCTCGAAAGCTACTCTTCCTCACCTTCATGCGCTCCCCCCGTTCGGGGGCCATTCGGAGGACGGAGTCCGCAGGTCAGCGGGCGCACCGAGTACGCGAAGTGCGGGAACGCGAAGCGGATTTCCGCAGTTTGCGCACTCGGTGGGCGGGCTGAAGGCGGGTTCAGCGGGCGAGGGGGACCTCGATGAGCACCGGGCCGGGGCGCGTCGCGGTGAGGGCGGCGTCGAGCGCGCCGGCGGTGTCGGCGTGCGCGTACTCCCAGCCGTAGGCGCGCGCGAGCGCGGCGAGGTCGACGGCGTGCGGGGTGAACTGCACGCGATCGAACGCGGCCGGGTCCGCGGTGCCGGCGACTTCGAGGGCGTCGAAGATCGATCCGCCGCCGTCGTTGCCGACGATGACCTGGAGACGGGGCATCCGCTCGCCCGAACCGGCGAGGAGCGAGCCGGCGTCGTGCAACAGCGTGACGTCGCCGATGAGCGCCCTCGTGGTGCCGTGGGCGGGCGCATCCGCGGCCTCGTCGGCGACGCCCGGAGGCGGGAACTGGCTCGCGATCGCGACGCCGAGCGCGGTGGCGACGGTGCCGTCGATGCCCGAGAGCCCGCGGTTGGCGTGCACGGTGACACGGCGGCCGGCCACTGCGCGGTCGGCGTCGCGCACGAGGCGCGAGGCACCGAACACCAGCCGGTCGTGCGGCCAGGTCGCGCTCCAGACCGCCTCGACGAGGCTGCGCCGGGTCACGGGCTCGCGCATCGCGTCGACGCTCGCCTGCACGTAGGCGCGGCGCGCATCGAGCTCGGCGAGGTCGAGATCATGGTCGTGCGGGGTGGGCTCGGCCGAGGGCACGTACGACTCGGACGGCGCCGGCTCCAGCATCCGCCTGCTCGTGAAGACCCAGCGGCCGACCCACGCGCGCTCCTCGGCGCCCGGCCGACGCGGCTCGACCCGCACGGCGCGGTGGAAGCGGTCGACGCCGTGCCCGGGGTTGTACCACTCGATGCCCGACGGGGCCACGACGATCGCCTCGACGCCGTCGCGCGCGACCAGCGCGGGCACCTCGCGGCTGAGGGTCGGGTGTCCGAAGACCACCACGCGCTCGATCGCACCCGCGAACACGACATCGCGCAGCAGCTCGCGGTACGCGACCACGAGGTTCGGGCCGAAGTGCGCGCCGCTCACGACCTCGGCGAACAGCGGCCAACCGCCGTCGCGCGCGAACTGCTCCGCCTCGGGGCCGGCGCCCGCACCGGCGACCACGACCGTGCGGGGGCCGTGCGCGATCAGGGCGCCGTGCGGCCCGACGGCGGCCGACGCGTGCGGTGCGACGGCGATCACGGATGCCGCGGAGCCACCGCCGGCCGGGGCTGCGGCGTCCGACGTGCGGGCCCCCGACAGGGGCTCGCGCATGGCGAGGTTCACGTGCACCGGCCCGGGCCCGGGGTCGGGCACGAACGCGCCGTCGGCATCGAGCCCCAGGGACGCGGCGACCGCGTCGCGGGCGATCGCCTGGGCGGCATCCGTCTCGCCCACCAGCCCCTCGGGCGCCGCGACATCGTGCTCGAGCCGCACGGCCCCGGCGAAGATGCCGGGCTGCACGGTGGTCTGGTTCGCGCGCACCCGCTGCAGTTCTTCAGGGCGGTCCGCCGTCACGACGACGAGCGGCACGCCGGAGTGGTGCGCCTCGAGCACGGCCGGGTGCAGGTTCGCGACGGCGGTGCCCGACGTCGTGATCACGGCGGCGGGGCGGCCCGACTCGCGCGCGAGGCCGACGGCGAGGAAGCCGGCGCCGCGCTCGTCGATGCGCACGTGGAGGCGCACGAGGCCGCGCTGCTCGAGCTCGGCCGCGGCGAGCGCCAGCGCCTGCGAACGCGAACCCGGGCTCACGACGAGATCGGTGACGCCGGCGGCGACCAGGCCCTCGAGGAGGGCGTGCGCGACGTCGCTCGCCGGACTCGGCGCGGGCGACGCGTCAGGCATTCGGGCGGCTGCTCGGGGGCGTGTCGCCGTCGTCGTCGCGGCGGCGCTCGGAGTGCTCGGGGTGATCCGGGTGGTCGGTCGGGAGATCGGGCTGGTCGGTGCGATCGTCGAGGTCGGCGAGCTCCTCCTCCAGCCGGCGGATGCGCTCCTCCTGGGCCGCGTCGCGATCGAGCCCGCGCAGGAAGTCGGCGTCGTCGTCGGGGGCGACGGTGCGCTGCGCGCGGCGCGGCGGGCGACCCTTGCGGCCGCGGCCCACCAGGAACCAGAGCACGCCGCCGATGACGGGGACGAGGAGGATCACGAGGATCCACCACACGCGGCCGATGCCGCGGATCCGCGAGCGGTCGAACATCGCGCAGTCGACGATCGCATACACCGTGAAGATGACGACGACGATGCCGAGTCCGAACAGCAGGCGGGCCATGCCACACAGTCTAGGTGTCCGCGCTGCGGGCGGGCTGGGAGCCGCGGTTTCGGTGGAGGGGGTTGCCAGCTCCGGCCCGACATGGTGCGATTCGCCCTGTGCACGGCGCCCAGCGAGCGCGCAGACAGGGCGACCTACACTTGTGGGCGTGCGATCCGTCCCGAACTGGGTGACCTACACGGCCCTGCGTCTCCTGGCGTTCGCCGTTCCGCTCACCGTGCTGCTCATCGCCGGAGTGAACCCGTGGATCTCGTCGCTCGTCGCGGCGCTGTTCGGGCTGAGCGTCTCGGTGATCTTCCTGCGGCGCCCGCGCGACACCATGTCGGAGCAGATCTACGCGGCCCGCCACCGCGAGACGCCGGTCGTGCACGAGGACGACGCCGCCGAGGACGCCGCCGTGGACGCCGCGGAATCCGCCGGCTCCGACGCGTCCGGCCGCCCGGAGGCATCCGCCCCGCAGCGGTCGACGGACGCCGAGCGCTAGCTAGAGCGCGAACGCGAGACCGAGCCCGACTCCGTAGAGGAGTGAGGTCGCGCTCGCGAGCTGCAGCGCGATGATCAGCTCGCGCGAGGTGCGCGCCGTCGACACGATGAGCACCGCGGGCAGCGCCGCGAGCAGGGCGAAGAACACGAGCCATGCCGGCGGGTAGAAGAGCGCGAGGAACGCGACCGCCAGGAACGGCACGAG
This portion of the Agromyces rhizosphaerae genome encodes:
- a CDS encoding class I SAM-dependent methyltransferase, whose amino-acid sequence is MRADLSKRPEQVSAMFDQVAERYDLTNDLLSLGNAPLWRIATTRAIDPRPGQKVLDVAAGTGTSSASIARTGASVVAADFSPGMIDVGMHRQWRHPNLSFVEADATNLPFRDGEFDAVTISFGLRNIVDPKAALAEFRRVTRPGGRLVVCEFSHPPAKLMRAAYGLYQRTVMPALVRLTSSNDDAYEYLNESIANWPTQRVLAGWLREAGYERVQWRNLTEGVVALHRGWVPAA
- a CDS encoding SGNH/GDSL hydrolase family protein, which codes for MTLLSHSRRPAVSAVTAVLAAAALLFGAAAPAMAAPPSPPPVEKLVALGDSYAAGQGAGFPLDGCLRSTAAYPYLLDAQEADPKVNLLRLAACSGATIEDVMDTQLSQVNKGTTLVTITVGANDLGIDEVYAACTPDPFSDACTAALLEASQVLGSGAIASDLTDLLLAIAERAPRARIVVTDYPIPFVPELNPSAQTVNLATLALDEQIAAGATAAAGLGANVAFTSVAYAFFGHQVGDAEPWLGANPGDPFTFLHPTAQGQAVYAAYVLGAL
- a CDS encoding Flp family type IVb pilin, with protein sequence MLKFFVTLQSIANSIREDEKGNAAEYGLIIAIVALGIIVGLGVLAAALNGLFNDVAAEL
- a CDS encoding FAD-dependent oxidoreductase gives rise to the protein MTRSKLRLAIVGAGPAGIYAADILLKSERNFDVSIDLFDHLPAPYGLVRYGVAPDHPRIKGIITALRDVLDRGDIRIFGNVRFGEDITLEDLKRHYNAVIFATGAVQDASLRIPGIELEGSYGAADFVSWYDGHPDYPREWPLEAQSVAVIGNGNVALDVSRILAKHADDLLPTEIPANVYEGLKSSPVTDVHVFGRRGPTSVKFTPLELRELGELNDVDMIVYDEDFDYDDAARAAVAGNKQVFVIDKVLNQWRQRETGQASRRLHLHFFAKPLEVVDDGTGRVGAFRYERTKSDGEGGVVGTGEIREVPVQAVYRAIGYFGSELPGIPFDHDYGVIPNHEGQVLRHDAETGESGRMYGVYATGWIKRGPVGLIGHTKSDAMETIRHLINDVGNWWSPASPDEQSVVDLLDERGVRYTDLAGWHRLDQHELALGAAEGRTRIKVVPRDEMVDISLGQLTA
- the menD gene encoding 2-succinyl-5-enolpyruvyl-6-hydroxy-3-cyclohexene-1-carboxylic-acid synthase, producing the protein MPDASPAPSPASDVAHALLEGLVAAGVTDLVVSPGSRSQALALAAAELEQRGLVRLHVRIDERGAGFLAVGLARESGRPAAVITTSGTAVANLHPAVLEAHHSGVPLVVVTADRPEELQRVRANQTTVQPGIFAGAVRLEHDVAAPEGLVGETDAAQAIARDAVAASLGLDADGAFVPDPGPGPVHVNLAMREPLSGARTSDAAAPAGGGSAASVIAVAPHASAAVGPHGALIAHGPRTVVVAGAGAGPEAEQFARDGGWPLFAEVVSGAHFGPNLVVAYRELLRDVVFAGAIERVVVFGHPTLSREVPALVARDGVEAIVVAPSGIEWYNPGHGVDRFHRAVRVEPRRPGAEERAWVGRWVFTSRRMLEPAPSESYVPSAEPTPHDHDLDLAELDARRAYVQASVDAMREPVTRRSLVEAVWSATWPHDRLVFGASRLVRDADRAVAGRRVTVHANRGLSGIDGTVATALGVAIASQFPPPGVADEAADAPAHGTTRALIGDVTLLHDAGSLLAGSGERMPRLQVIVGNDGGGSIFDALEVAGTADPAAFDRVQFTPHAVDLAALARAYGWEYAHADTAGALDAALTATRPGPVLIEVPLAR
- a CDS encoding Flp family type IVb pilin, with product MLRLFATLQTLASSIRDGERGNAAEYALILGIVALGIIVGLGVLAVALNNFFVDAAGEIP
- a CDS encoding polyprenyl synthetase family protein, which produces MNPSVQVPRRGSKLASSLGISERIFSTSEDRAMARAIDEGLERVEAGLEREARFADPIADVAGRYLLEAGGKRVRPLLTLLIARLGQGTTDDVLTAAQAIELTHLASLYHDDVMDEADKRRGVPTAQNVWGNSVAILTGDLLFARASQLMAQLGDRALKLQAATFERLVLGQMHETVGPAEGEDEIEHYIQVLADKTGALIAAAARAGISFSGADPTLEQPVVDFGERIGIAFQLVDDVIDLAPTGDDTGKVPGTDLRAGVVTLPLLKLRRLAATDAAAASLLERIELDVVGAPASADALDADSSVLARAELTIAELGEHPVTQETIDEAQRWARWAVEAIEPLPAGSVKKALTKFADTIVERTS
- a CDS encoding DUF4229 domain-containing protein produces the protein MRSVPNWVTYTALRLLAFAVPLTVLLIAGVNPWISSLVAALFGLSVSVIFLRRPRDTMSEQIYAARHRETPVVHEDDAAEDAAVDAAESAGSDASGRPEASAPQRSTDAER
- a CDS encoding PLD nuclease N-terminal domain-containing protein is translated as MARLLFGLGIVVVIFTVYAIVDCAMFDRSRIRGIGRVWWILVILLVPVIGGVLWFLVGRGRKGRPPRRAQRTVAPDDDADFLRGLDRDAAQEERIRRLEEELADLDDRTDQPDLPTDHPDHPEHSERRRDDDGDTPPSSRPNA
- a CDS encoding prepilin peptidase; the protein is MPAASVVPLIAVAALAGAALGWWLLAPWASRNLTGGADAAESAGSEPAGPEPGDAAPAPAAPAPPAAPRWFRPVAALATAAAFAALTWSLGVSWLLPAALAFAGTGIAMSLVDLAEQRLPNRMLGPSLVIVGTLLLVAGVATASWWSLLWALVGGIAMFAFYLIIAVIAPNGMGMGDVKLAFVVGLVVGYLGWALWILGLFLGIFVGGVFAVVALAARRVTLRGHIPFGPAMVVGAVLALCVPSILAG
- a CDS encoding DUF427 domain-containing protein; its protein translation is MKAIWNGVVLAESDDTVIVDGNHYFPRDSINDEYFSESANHTVCHWKGTADYFHVSVDGSNNPDAAWTYPEPLPKASHLAGHVAFWRGVQVVPS
- a CDS encoding isochorismate synthase — protein: MTFTGPIATAGAAHPTARTRLHVETRGVVDPGALLPLADATSPLAWLREGEGIVGIGEALRLEFRGPSRFADAADAWRSIADLAEVADAVDVPGSGLVAFASFAFADDSASPSALVVPAIVAGRRGGRAWITRIRPIDGGAASLPPLPHPTAFGAPWRVKLRDGALPPSEYEAAVAEAVGRIEGGEFEKVVLARELRGRMPRGADVRRLVSRLSTEYPETWTFAVDGLVGASPETLVRVDRGGVSARVLAGTASRGVDTDGDHDAELRLATSTKDRDEHAFAVRSAIETLRPHTSRLEASAEPFTVRLPNLWHLATDLDGTLGDGSTSLDLVAAMHPTAAVAGSPTDVATAAIADLERFDRGRYAGPVGWIGADGDGEWAIALRCAQIGPGGTVRAHAGAGIVRDSVPGEELAESTIKFQAIVDAIG